The Nyctibius grandis isolate bNycGra1 chromosome 3, bNycGra1.pri, whole genome shotgun sequence genome window below encodes:
- the GEM gene encoding GTP-binding protein GEM: MTLNNVTMRRTHNSGLQQQQQRWSIPADGKNLLVQKDSNEYNPQKRYTISPDEYYRRSWSSESSDSVISSESCSNCYRVVLIGEHGVGKSSLANIFAGVHDSIDSDCEVLGEDTYERTLMVDGESATIILLDMWDNKHEGQWIRDHCMQVGDAYLIVYSITDRASFEKASELRIQLRRARQKEDIPIILVGNKSDLVRCREVSVAEGRACAVVFDCKFIETSAAVQHNVKELFEGIVRQVRLRRDSKEKNEKRLAYQKRRESIPKKARRFWGKIVAKNNKNMAFKLKSKSCHDLSVL; this comes from the exons ATGACCCTCAACAACGTTACGATGCGTCGCACCCACAACAGcggcctgcagcagcagcagcagcgatggAGCATCCCTGCTGATGGAAAGAATCTGCTGGTCCAGAAAGACTCCAATGAGTACAACCCTCAGAAGCGATACACCATCAGTCCCGATGAATACTACAGAAGGAGCTGGTCCTCGGAGTCGTCCGACTCTGTCATCTCCTCTGAGTCCTGCAGCAATTGCTACCGGGTGGTGCTGATCGGGGAGCATGGCGTAGGCAAGTCCTCGCTAGCCAACATCTTTGCAGGGGTGCATGACAGCATCGACAGCGACTGTGAAGTGCTGGGAG aagacACGTATGAAAGAACCCTGATGGTGGATGGGGAAAGTGCAACCATTATACTGCTCGACATGTGGGATAATAAG CATGAGGGACAATGGATTCGAGACCACTGCATGCAAGTGGGAGACGCATACTTGATTGTCTACTCCATCACAGACCGAGCAAGCTTTGAGAAGGCCTCCGAACTCAGAATACAGCTCCGCAGGGCACGCCAGAAAGAAGACATCCCCATTATTTTGGTTGGCAACAAGAGTGACCTTGTCAGGTGCCGCGAAGTTTCAGTGGCAG AGGGACGAGCCTGCGCCGTCGTGTTTGACTGCAAGTTCATTGAGACCTCAGCAGCCGTGCAGCACAATGTGAAAGAGCTGTTTGAAGGCATCGTGCGGCAAGTCCGGCTCCGGAGggacagcaaggaaaagaacGAGAAGCGGCTGGCGTACCAGAAACGGAGAGAGAGCATCCCCAAGAAAGCCAGGCGGTTTTGGGGCAAAATAGTTGCCAAGAACAACAAGAACATGGCCTTCAAACTCAAGTCCAAGTCTTGCCATGATCTATCGGTACTTTAG